Genomic window (Alteromonas pelagimontana):
TACTGCGCTCCAGTTAGAAGGCCGTGACATCTATATTCGCGAAGGTTGTGTTGGTTGCCATAGCCAGATGATTCGTCCGTTTCGTTCAGAAACGGAGCGTTACGGTCATTATAGCGTAGCGGGTGAATCTGTATGGGAGCACCCATTTCTTTGGGGTTCAAAAAGAACCGGGCCTGACTTGGCTCGCGTAGGGGGAAGATACAGTGATGCGTGGCATCATGCGCATCTTTACAACCCTCGTGACGTGGTGCCCGAGTCGATTATGCCGAGCTTCCCTTGGTTGCAGGAAAATACATTGACCGGCGAATACACTGCGAAAAAAATGGAAGTATTTCAAGGCTTCGGCGTACCTTATACCGATAAAGATATTGCTGGAGCAAAAGCGGCGGTACAAGGCAAAACCGAAATGGAAGCCTTAATCGCTTACCTTCAGTCTCTTGGAACACAGTTGAAATAGCATGGATCAAGGAACTATAGGCAGCATATTTACTGTCGTCGTTTTCCTCTGTTTTATAGGCATAGTATGGTGGGCTTTCGCCGGACGTAACAAAAAAGATTTCGACGAAGCCGCTAACCTTCCTTTTGCAGACGAAGATAAAGAAAAATCAGACAAAGATAAGCAGGAGTCTTGACCCCATGAGCATGTTTTGGACAATATGGATCTCTGTTCTCACACTGGGAACCATTTTTGGATGCTATTTCCTGTTACGTTGGTGCTTAAGCAACAACACAGGTGTAGCTGAAGGCGAACCAATGGGTCATTCATTTGACGGCATTGAAGAAATTAATAATCCGCTTCCTAAGTGGTGGACCATACTATTCTACGTAACCATGGTTTTTGGTTTGGTTTACTTGTTGCTGTTCCCTGGACTGGGGTCATTTGATGGTTTGCTGGATTGGAAAAGTTCGAATCAGAATATTCAGTCTTTAGAAGAATCAGAACAAGCGCGTATACAGGCAAAAGAAGAAGGTATTTTAGTAGAATATGATCGCGAACTGGAGTTTGCGGCAGAAAAATTCGATCCTATTTTTGAAGCCTATGCGCAAATCCCTGTCGAAGAGCTGGCAAAAGATCCCGAAGCCATAAAAGTTGGGCAACGCATGTTTTTGCAAAACTGTTCTCAGTGTCACGGATCTGATGCTCGTGGTCAGCGAGGCTTCCCTAATCTTACCGACAACGATTGGTTATACGGTGGAACCGGCGATAAAATCGTAGAGACCATTGTCAATGGTCGCCAGGCTGCAATGCCTGCGTGGCTGGATGCAATGGGTGAACAAGGCATTAACGAGGTTGTTGAATACGTACTTGGTCTAAGCGGCCGAAATGTAGATGACGAACTCGCCGCCAAAGGCAAACCACGCTTTGCTGTTTGCTCTGCTTGTCACGGCCCCGACGGAAAAGGTAATCAAGCATTGGGCGCTCCTAACCTCACCGACAATATTTGGTTATATGGCAGCACCCACGCCATTGTCACTGACACGGTAAGTTATGGTCGTAACGGCGTAATGCCTTCCTTTAAGGATCGCTTAGGCGAAGATAAAATCCACGTGGTCGCCTCTTACGTTTACAGCCTGTCTCATTAATATTGACCACATAAAAAGCCCTGTCCTCACAGGGTTTTTTTATGCGAAAATAGAGCGCCAGCCGTATTGGCGTTTTACTTCTCATTCTCTAGCTCCCACTTTACGTGGATGCCGTTGGAAAAGACCTTATGATTACTCCCTGGTACAAACAGTTTTGGCCGTGGTTTCTTATTACAGTTCCCATTATTTCCTTTGCCGTGGGTGGGCTGATGTTTCATCTGGCTTCTGATACTACCGATAGTCTGGTGGTCGACGATTATTACAAAGAAGGGAAAGCGATTAACGCCAGACTGGACAAATTAGAGCAAGCTAGAAAGCTGAACATTACCAGTGATCTCAAAATACATAACGACACAATTATTCTTGAGTTCCATTCTGGTATTCCCCGCGAGGGCGAAGCTCTGAAACTGACGTTTTATCATGTAACATTGAAGGAGAAGGACACCAGCGTCTTATTGACCCGTGATGCCAGCGGCCTCTATCGAGGAACCATTGATCAGCCGCTGGAAGGAAAGTGGCATGTCACACTGACGCCTCTTGATGAATCATGGAAAATTCAACAGTCTGTTACCCTGCCCCGCGCTGACACAATAAAATTTAATCCGTAGATATGGATAAAAACCGCGATAATGCTCGCTACGAGCCGCATGCCATTGATGCCCGGCACAGTGATGCCCAGCACAGTGGTGCCCAGCACAGTGGTGCCCAGCACAGTGATGCCCAGCACAGTGATGCCCAGCACAGTGATGCCCAGCACAGTGATGCCCAGCACAGTGATGCCCAGCACAGTTCCCAACCAATGCTACCATTGCGGTTTAGCCAATGATGCCTCGCAACATTTCGAAGCGGTAGTCTTAGGAGAAACCCGCCAGTTTTGTTGCCCGGGATGCCAGGCGGTGGCGCAGGCTATTGTTGATAATGGTTTAGAAGATTATTACCAGTTCAGAACGGAGCCTGCCACGCAAAATGATTACGCTCTGGAATCGCGACTTTCGCAACTTAAAGTCTTTGATGAGCCCGCATTACAAGAAGAGTTTGTGTTTGACGAAGGAAAGCATAAACAAATTCAATTGACGATAGAAGGCATTACCTGCGCTGCCTGTGGATGGCTCATTGAAAAACAATTGGCAAAAGTAGCGGGAATTACACAGGTTTCTGTCAACGTAGCCGAGCGCCGATCAGCGATTAGCTGGGCACCCGAGGCTATTTCTCTTAGCCAGATTCTACTGGCTTTAAAAAAGGTGGGTTATCAAGGCCTGCCATTTCATCCTGATCAACATGAAGCTTCTTTTAAAAAGGAGCAAAAAAGCTTTCTTAAAAAATTAGGCCTGGCAGGTTTAATGACGATGCAGGTCATGATGCTGATGGCGGGTTTGTATTTCGACTTATTCGGTAACATGGAAGCAGAAACAAAACAGTATTTTTACTGGATTGCTCTTGTGTTAACCACACCTGTAGTGCTTTATTCAGGAAGTGTTTTCTATCTTGGCGCTATTAAGGCGATCAGCGCTAAAACAGTAAATATGGAGGTCCCAGTCACACTTGCCATATTCGGCGCTTATATTGCTGGTATCAGAGCAACGCTATTAGAACAGGGCGAAGTCTACTTTGAATCCATCTGCATGTTCATATTCTTACTTTTGCTAAGTCGCTTTTTGGAACATAGAGGCCGTCACAAAGCAGCTCAGATTTCTGCGAACATGATGCAATACATTCCGGTGACTGCCACCGTGCTCAGCGACGACCAGACATTAACGCAGTGTCTTGCAAAAACGCTGACTGTAGGACAGGTAGTTTTGGTAAAGCCAGGGGAAACGATACCTATTGATGGTACGGTACTGAGCGGTCAAACAAGTGTGGACGAATCTATGCTTACCGGAGAATTCAATCCGGTGCATAAAAAAGAAGGAAGCGGTGTATTTGGTGGCACCGTAAATCAAAGTGGCAGTTTGACAATTCAGGTTACGCAAACTCTGAAACACGCGCTGGTGAACCAGATTATTCGCCTGCAAAGTACCGCTATGGCTACCAAACCTAAAGCAGCCAGAATGGCAGATACCGTGTCGCGCTACTTTGTCGTCGCCGTACTTGTTGTTGCCGCAGGTACCTTTACATTTTGGCATTTGCAGGGAAATGATCATGCTTTCTGGATCACCATTTCTGTTCTGGTTGCCACCTGTCCCTGCGCATTAGGTTTAGCCACACCTTCAGCCTTAACGTGCGCCATGGCTAAACTTAATCGTAACGGCATACTGTTGAAGCGAGCTGACGCGTTAGAGCAAATTACCGACGTTGATACTATCACTTTGGATAAGACCGGCACACTGACCGAAGGTAAATTTTCCATTACGCATAGCTGGTTTGCAGAGCCCGAACATCAACAATATATTATGCGAGTGGCTGCTACACTGGAATCCAGATCGGAGCATCCTATAGCTCTGGCCTTTCACGATTCGACACTTTTTGCCATTGAAGACTTCGCGGTTACCTCTGGCTACGGCGTTTCCGGAGTAGTTGATGGACAGCGCTATCAATTAGGCTCAGCAAGATTTGGTCCCCTTGTTGAAACGGAGTGGTCATTCGCGCCCAATGTTTTTCTGTTCAATGAGCAAGGTTGTGTAGCGGCGTTTCAAGTTACCGATGCAGTGAAACATGATGCCAAAGACGTTATAACCGAACTCAATGACAAGAGCTTAATTTTGCTCAGCGGAGACAGCCAGCAAAATGTTGAGCACATTGCTAAACTCTTAAATATTCCCGAAGCTGTGGGTAACCAAACGCCGGAACAAAAATACCGCTTTGTGGAAGAACGTCAGCGGCAGGGACGCAGGGTAATGATGCTGGGTGATGGCATTAATGATGCACCTGTGCTCGCCAGTGCTGATGTAGCGGTAGCGGTGGGAAATGCAACCGACATAGCCAAGAGCGCTGCCGATGTCATATTGTTAGGGGAACATTTAACCAGTCTGCCTCGGCTTTTTCGCGTGGCGGAAAAAACGCAACAAACTATTAAACAGAATATTGGCTGGGCAATTGCTTATAATCTGTTGGTACTACCATTCGCGATT
Coding sequences:
- a CDS encoding FixH family protein yields the protein MITPWYKQFWPWFLITVPIISFAVGGLMFHLASDTTDSLVVDDYYKEGKAINARLDKLEQARKLNITSDLKIHNDTIILEFHSGIPREGEALKLTFYHVTLKEKDTSVLLTRDASGLYRGTIDQPLEGKWHVTLTPLDESWKIQQSVTLPRADTIKFNP
- a CDS encoding cbb3-type cytochrome oxidase subunit 3, with the protein product MDQGTIGSIFTVVVFLCFIGIVWWAFAGRNKKDFDEAANLPFADEDKEKSDKDKQES
- the ccoO gene encoding cytochrome-c oxidase, cbb3-type subunit II, yielding MKRNPHELIEKNVGLLTVLILVAIAFGSMVQITPLMFQQQTMEPIKGLKPYTALQLEGRDIYIREGCVGCHSQMIRPFRSETERYGHYSVAGESVWEHPFLWGSKRTGPDLARVGGRYSDAWHHAHLYNPRDVVPESIMPSFPWLQENTLTGEYTAKKMEVFQGFGVPYTDKDIAGAKAAVQGKTEMEALIAYLQSLGTQLK
- a CDS encoding heavy metal translocating P-type ATPase gives rise to the protein MPSTVPNQCYHCGLANDASQHFEAVVLGETRQFCCPGCQAVAQAIVDNGLEDYYQFRTEPATQNDYALESRLSQLKVFDEPALQEEFVFDEGKHKQIQLTIEGITCAACGWLIEKQLAKVAGITQVSVNVAERRSAISWAPEAISLSQILLALKKVGYQGLPFHPDQHEASFKKEQKSFLKKLGLAGLMTMQVMMLMAGLYFDLFGNMEAETKQYFYWIALVLTTPVVLYSGSVFYLGAIKAISAKTVNMEVPVTLAIFGAYIAGIRATLLEQGEVYFESICMFIFLLLLSRFLEHRGRHKAAQISANMMQYIPVTATVLSDDQTLTQCLAKTLTVGQVVLVKPGETIPIDGTVLSGQTSVDESMLTGEFNPVHKKEGSGVFGGTVNQSGSLTIQVTQTLKHALVNQIIRLQSTAMATKPKAARMADTVSRYFVVAVLVVAAGTFTFWHLQGNDHAFWITISVLVATCPCALGLATPSALTCAMAKLNRNGILLKRADALEQITDVDTITLDKTGTLTEGKFSITHSWFAEPEHQQYIMRVAATLESRSEHPIALAFHDSTLFAIEDFAVTSGYGVSGVVDGQRYQLGSARFGPLVETEWSFAPNVFLFNEQGCVAAFQVTDAVKHDAKDVITELNDKSLILLSGDSQQNVEHIAKLLNIPEAVGNQTPEQKYRFVEERQRQGRRVMMLGDGINDAPVLASADVAVAVGNATDIAKSAADVILLGEHLTSLPRLFRVAEKTQQTIKQNIGWAIAYNLLVLPFAISGILTPWMAVVGMSASSIIVVTNSTRLLK
- the ccoP gene encoding cytochrome-c oxidase, cbb3-type subunit III, with the translated sequence MSMFWTIWISVLTLGTIFGCYFLLRWCLSNNTGVAEGEPMGHSFDGIEEINNPLPKWWTILFYVTMVFGLVYLLLFPGLGSFDGLLDWKSSNQNIQSLEESEQARIQAKEEGILVEYDRELEFAAEKFDPIFEAYAQIPVEELAKDPEAIKVGQRMFLQNCSQCHGSDARGQRGFPNLTDNDWLYGGTGDKIVETIVNGRQAAMPAWLDAMGEQGINEVVEYVLGLSGRNVDDELAAKGKPRFAVCSACHGPDGKGNQALGAPNLTDNIWLYGSTHAIVTDTVSYGRNGVMPSFKDRLGEDKIHVVASYVYSLSH